A window of Sebastes umbrosus isolate fSebUmb1 chromosome 3, fSebUmb1.pri, whole genome shotgun sequence contains these coding sequences:
- the si:ch211-79m20.1 gene encoding bromodomain-containing protein 4, with translation MRSWVLLLLLAALSAARLRLGSAEGDPLPSSLVDLVRNSPISSVDDLKLLLQLETNAIEEEEDEHDILTNHTRGRYTRSLVEAQPAQQAACKIRTEVMEVTRSMLDRSNANFMLWPPCVEVQRCSGCCNTRVLQCVPTVTSSRYLQVIKIQYINRKAHYDKAIISVDDHVSCRCQPPSSSSSSVPIPRSPIQSNPNPPPPPPQQPPPSSHLPLPLPRAVHPAPPKTHASKADLHRHDDLKHNQQRYHPEEREPVARQWQQGSYTQLVHWTQPRVHQPIAGVLGPVSGWPSEARAEHSVMGGTPQVGHGSGNDGSREESGVHVANSGGEVQHPDHMQRQQQLLQHQQRQQFQQQYQFHHQPRYPQQDQELRTQHLLNTPQSDSASLPDSPTQPNPTPPMSTHQKDSVTSQKITEVTKHTQTETVTTSQKEGTGREESGSAISGDSAGAELANQRKEKDSELTSGVSHLTEEERRQKALEMIQRETHLHPHHPQQRPKPTTFKTALSTAAPISPAARLAPFRPASPRRRRKHRKRISKAAIRAMIM, from the exons GGTGATCCTCTGCCTTCGTCGCTGGTCGACCTGGTGAGGAACTCTCCCATCTCCTCTGTGGACGACCTGAAGCTACTGCTGCAGCTGGAGACCAACGCAATAG aagaggaagaagacgagCATGATATTCTCACAAACCACACCCGTGGCCGATACACTAGAAGTCTTG tggaggCGCAGCCAGCCCAGCAGGCGGCGTGTAAAATTCGGacggaggtgatggaggtgacgAGGTCCATGCTGGACCGCAGCAACGCCAACTTCATGTTGTGGCCGCCCTGCGTGGAGGTGCAGCGATGTTCGGGCTGCTGCAACACCAGGGTGCTGCAGTGTGTCCCCACCGTCACCTCCAGCAGATACCTGCAG GTGATAAAGATCCAGTACATCAACAGGAAAGCCCACTACGACAAAGCCATCATCTCAGTGGATGACCACGTCAGCTGCAGGTGCCagcctccctcttcttcctcctcgtctGTTCCAATCCCTCGCTCCCCCATTCAGAGCAACCCCAacccacctcctccaccacctcagCAGCCACCCCCATCCTCCCACCTTCCCCTGCCCCTCCCCCGGGCCGTCCATCCAGCTCCGCCAAAGACTCACGCTTCCAAGGCCGACCTCCATCGCCACGACGACCTGAAGCACAACCAGCAGCGCTACCACCCCGAGGAGCGTGAGCCGGTGGCGAGGCAGTGGCAGCAGGGCAGCTACACCCAGCTGGTGCACTGGACGCAGCCCAGGGTGCACCAGCCGATCGCCGGGGTGCTTGGGCCAGTCAGCGGCTGGCCGTCTGAAGCGAGGGCGGAGCATAGCGTCATGGGAGGTACACCGCAGGTCGGGCACGGGAGCGGGAATGACGGGAGCAGGGAGGAGAGCGGCGTGCATGTAGCAAACAGCGGTGGGGAAGTGCAACATCCTGATCACatgcagaggcagcagcagttGCTGCAGCATCAGCAAAGACAGCAGTTTCAGCAGCAGTATCAGTTTCATCATCAACCGCGTTATCCACAGCAGGACCAAGAGCTGAGGACACAACATCTGCTCAACACTCCCCAATCAGACAGCGCCTCTCTGCCTGACAGCCCAACCCAGCCAAACCCCACCCCTCCTATGAGCACCCATCAGAAAGACTCAGTGACCAGCCAAAAAATCACAGAggtcacaaaacacacacagactgagacTGTAACAACCAGTCAGAAAGAAGGGACCGGGAGGGAGGAGAGTGGGTCGGCTATTAGCGGGGACTCGGCCGGGGCAGAGCTGGCCAATCAGAGGAAGGAAAAAGACTCAGAACTGACCAGCGGGGTCAGTCATTtaacggaggaggagaggagacagaaagctCTGGAGATGATACAGAGGGAGACTCATCTTCATCCACATCATCCTCAGCAGAGACCAAAGCCGACCACATTTAAAACAG CCCTCTCTACTGCGGCTCCCATCTCGCCCGCGGCCCGCCTGGCCCCGTTCCGTCCAGCTTCGCCTCGCCGCAGGAGGAAACACCGCAAACGCATCAGCAAAGCAGCCATCAGAGCCATGATCATGTAG